TCGTCATTAGACTCACCACCCAGTGCAAAAACCTCAAGACAAGCTAATTGAGTTTGCACATCGGTGAGCTGTTCGCCTTCACTGCGAGCAACATCAGCAATGGATCGCAGCATAATAGTCGTTGAAATAGGCAGCTCCAGTGCCAATGCTGATAAGCCAAAAAAGCCGCCAACGCCCCCACTCACTGCCACACCTAATTTGTGCCAGCGATCAGATGATTGCTCGCCCGGTACATCTTTCATAGTAAATAACGCTGCACTTGATGCTTTCATCAACGCCGCTTGTGTCACCTTGCCAATCCCTTCACTCACGGTTTTCGGCAGCATAGCAAAACCTTTCTCGATTGGCGTACCAATAAAGTCGGTCATCTTAGCCGCAAGTCCTGGGTTATCGAGTAACTGTTTTGCTTGAGCAAGCTGCAGCTTATCTTGTGGTGTAAGGCTCAAATGAGCTTCCTTTTATATTTGTTCGTTCGGCGCTAGCACAATGACATTGAAATAAAAAATGATATTGAAATAAAAAATGTATCGAAGGCGTATGCTTTCGATACATGCTTTCAGAAAAGCTAAGGCAATGCTCACTCAGCCAAACAAGCCTTACTCTGCAATCGTGACTTTTTCAATGATAATAGGCGTTTTAGGAACATCATCGTGCCCTGCAATAGTGGCTGTCTTAGCCTTTTCAATTTCTTTTACCACTTCAATACCAGCAATCACTTTACCAAATACCGCATAACCCCAACCATTATTAGTCGTAGCGGTATGATCTAAAAAGGTATTGTCAGCAACATTAATAAAAAACTGCCCAGTAGCTGAATGCGGCGCATCGGTTCTCGCCATTGCAATGGTGCCTAATACATTGCTTAAACCACGGTTAGCTTCGTTTACAATCGGATCGCGAGTTGGTTTTTCTTTCATTTTGGCAGTAAATCCGCCACCTTGGATCATAAAGCCTTTAATCACGCGATGAAAAATCGTGTGCTCATAAAAGCCATCTTTACAATACTGTAAGAAGTTCTTTGAACTGACTGGCGCTTTTTCCATATCAAGCTCAATGCAAATATCACCCAAGTTAGTCGTAAACGTAATCATATTGCTCATACCTAAGTTAAATAAGGGATGTCGTCACCCCTTTGATAACGGCTATTATAGCGTGACATCATCAGCGTGAGTTATCTTCTCGCTGTTTTAAATGCTATTTACCATTGAATAAATCCATTGCGGTGCGGGTCATCGCTCGCACGCCAGTTTTAATCGTAAGTGGATAATCTGGCGCAAATTGGCTCGAATGCAATGAAGGTAATGGCTCACCAGAATCTAGACTCGCCTGATACTTTTGGGGCTCTACACCCCCCAACCAAAATAGGGTAATCGGCACATTTTGCTCAGTGCGGCCGTACAATCCAAAATCTTCGCCAGCCATGACTGGCGGCGCGATAACCACATTGTCTTTACCAATTTCAGTTTCAATACTGGCTTGTACTTTTGCAGCTAATTGCGGCTCATTATAGGTTGATGGAATCGTTTCATCGTCATACACATACACTTCAGGTGCCAGCTCTTCAGGTAAGCCTGCACTTAACGCAATCCCTTTGGTAATGCGTTTAATTGCCGCTATTTGCTGCTCCCTTACTTCAGGATTGTACGAGCGCAGCGTTAACTGCAGTTTGACTTCATTAGAGATAATATTGTGCTTAGAACCACCATGAATTGAGCCAACCGTGACCACATTGGGCTCAAGGGGAGATACTTCACGACTTGGGATGGTTTGCAGTGCTAATACTGTTCTTGCTGCGATTACCACGGGATCGATCGTAAGATGAGGATACGCCCCATGGCCGCCTTTACCTTTAATGGTAATATCCACAGAATCTACATTGGCAAGCGCATAACCGCTTACTACGCCCACTTTGCCTGCGGGAATGCCTGCACTCACATGTAAACCAATCACACTATCTGGAGTGGGAAATTTGCTAAACAGGCCTTGTTTTAGCATGGCTTTTGCTCCACCACCGACTTCTTCTGCGGGCTGAGCTACCATCATTAATGTGCCTTTCCAATCTGATTTATGTTTCATCAGTTGTTCTGCTGCACCAATAAAGCTGGTCATATGGATGTCATGACCGCAACCATGCATGATCCCAACGGTATTATTATGTTCATCAACCGTAGTGACTTTTGAAGCATAAGATTTACCTGTTTGTTCAATAATTGGTAGCCCATCAATATCTGCACGGATCATAACCGTTGGCCCCGAACCATTTTTATAAATGCCTACCACACCGTAGCCACCAAAGTTATCAGTCACGTCAAAACCAAGCTCTGATAGCTCTTTAGCCATTCTGGCGCTGGTGTTTTTTTCTTGATAAGACAACTCTGGAAATTGATGCAAATGAGTATAGAGCGCTTCAAGTTTGGGCATAGACTTCATCACTGAAGCATCAAAGTTTTCTGCATAAAGTGAGGTGCTGCTTAATGCTGTGGCTAAAGCCAGTGTGACTGACAATGATACGGGTATAGCAGCAAAGCGTGCTGGTAATTTCATGTTATCTTCCTTGTGAACAGCTAGATGTCTAAGCCGCAGATAAAAACAATTTATTATGCTCTGTTAATAACCTAGCATAGGCTTAGTGAATTTTATAATGTGTATAAAACAATAAACCTTTCAAAGGGAAATAATACGAGTGATGAAGGAAACAGGTCGATTAGTTCGCTGGAATGGCAGTAAAGGCTTCGGGTTTATCGAGCCTGATAAGGGTGGCAAAGACGTGTTTATTCATATCTCAACCCTTAAACATATGGCTAGAAAGCCCATTGTTGGCGATCAAATTGAATATGTTGTAGAGCAGCAAGCTGACGGAAAAGTTAAAGCAGACAAAGCACTCATCGTAGGTGTGGCTATCAATCCTACTCATAAACCTCGCCATAACTCTGGCAAAAATCATCAAGCGAAGCAGCGTCCACCAATAAAAATGAAAAAAGCCACCACGGCTTCGGGCACAATGAGTCGCATTGTTATTATCTTAATTGTCATCGCCATTGGCAGATTTGCTATTCAAGCCTACTACGATGTAACGAATGCTCCCGGTCAATCGAGTCTAGTTCAGCCTGTCACGATAGATAACAGTCCGACTCAATCGACAAAATCTTCACCGCAGTTTAGCTGCGAGGCGGGTAAAACTCACTGCAGCCACATGCGATCATGTGAAGAAGCGATTTTCTATATTAATCATTGTCCTGATACTCAAATGGATGGTGACTTTGACGGTGTGCCATGTGAACGTCAATTCTGTAATTAAATGGCATAGCAAAATTTATAAGGATCATAATGACAATAATTACTGAAACTGACCGCCTAATCATTCGTGAATTTAATCTTGGCGATGCAAAGGCTGTGCTTGAGTTTAATTCAGAAGAAGTCACCCGCTACACTGGCGATGCAGGCTTATGTAACACGCTAAAAGATGCTGAAAATATTATCCAAGAGATATGGTTAGCGGAATATAAAAAGTTCGGCTTTGCCCGTTGGGCTGTAGTCCATAAAGCCACAAATCAAGTCATTGGTTTTTGTGGTTTTAAA
This window of the Shewanella goraebulensis genome carries:
- a CDS encoding peptidylprolyl isomerase, producing the protein MITFTTNLGDICIELDMEKAPVSSKNFLQYCKDGFYEHTIFHRVIKGFMIQGGGFTAKMKEKPTRDPIVNEANRGLSNVLGTIAMARTDAPHSATGQFFINVADNTFLDHTATTNNGWGYAVFGKVIAGIEVVKEIEKAKTATIAGHDDVPKTPIIIEKVTIAE
- a CDS encoding M20 metallopeptidase family protein, which translates into the protein MKLPARFAAIPVSLSVTLALATALSSTSLYAENFDASVMKSMPKLEALYTHLHQFPELSYQEKNTSARMAKELSELGFDVTDNFGGYGVVGIYKNGSGPTVMIRADIDGLPIIEQTGKSYASKVTTVDEHNNTVGIMHGCGHDIHMTSFIGAAEQLMKHKSDWKGTLMMVAQPAEEVGGGAKAMLKQGLFSKFPTPDSVIGLHVSAGIPAGKVGVVSGYALANVDSVDITIKGKGGHGAYPHLTIDPVVIAARTVLALQTIPSREVSPLEPNVVTVGSIHGGSKHNIISNEVKLQLTLRSYNPEVREQQIAAIKRITKGIALSAGLPEELAPEVYVYDDETIPSTYNEPQLAAKVQASIETEIGKDNVVIAPPVMAGEDFGLYGRTEQNVPITLFWLGGVEPQKYQASLDSGEPLPSLHSSQFAPDYPLTIKTGVRAMTRTAMDLFNGK
- a CDS encoding cold shock domain-containing protein → MKETGRLVRWNGSKGFGFIEPDKGGKDVFIHISTLKHMARKPIVGDQIEYVVEQQADGKVKADKALIVGVAINPTHKPRHNSGKNHQAKQRPPIKMKKATTASGTMSRIVIILIVIAIGRFAIQAYYDVTNAPGQSSLVQPVTIDNSPTQSTKSSPQFSCEAGKTHCSHMRSCEEAIFYINHCPDTQMDGDFDGVPCERQFCN
- a CDS encoding EcsC family protein, with amino-acid sequence MSLTPQDKLQLAQAKQLLDNPGLAAKMTDFIGTPIEKGFAMLPKTVSEGIGKVTQAALMKASSAALFTMKDVPGEQSSDRWHKLGVAVSGGVGGFFGLSALALELPISTTIMLRSIADVARSEGEQLTDVQTQLACLEVFALGGESNDDDQAEKGYFAVRTVIANSLAEAAEYVATKGISKEAGPAMVKLVAVIAERFGVQVTQKMAAQAVPAIGAAGGAIINTLFIDHFQDMARGHFIVRRLERSYGEEQVRLAYDNLLIEG